GCGGGAAGCGGAGCCGACGCGGGCGATGGCCGGGCACGCTCCCCTCCGCGTCCTGTTCTCCTTCCTTCGAGGCGGACCTCGTCGCGGTCGTGGCGTCGTGTGCGGCCGCGCGGCGGGCGCGGCGGGCCTCGCGTACCTGACGGTAGTGCTCCGCCTCGCGGATCAGCTCGGCGGAACGGATCTGCTGGAGCTCGTACTCGAACATCTCGTACCCCTCGTGAAGAGTCAGTCTCGGCTCGCTTGGTGCGATGCCTCAACCTTCGTCTCCGAGGCGGGGGCGCCACATCGGGAGAATTCCGCATCTTGAACGCGCGAGGGGCCTTAGGCCCGTCGTAGGTATGCCCACGACGGGCCTAAGGCCCCTCAGAAGCCGCTGGTCCGCCCTGTGCGGGCGGGCGCGCGTCAGGTGCTCGGCAGTGCCAGCAGGAGGTCGGAGTACTTCAGGGCGGCCAGCACCAGCCCGATGAAGCCGACCGAGACTCCGGCCCAGGCCACCGACTTGATCCACGGCGTCTGCACCTGGTCGGGGTCGCCGAACGCGGGCCGCACCAGCACGGCCACGCCGACGATCAGGCCGACCAGCGCGAAGACGCCGGCCCACAGGGCGGAGGCCTGCCAGGCGTCCCCGTAGACGGCCTGGAGCTGGGTGGCGACGGTCGCGTTGGTCGCGGCCTGCATCTCCAGTTGTCCGGTGATCTCCTCACGCGCGGAGGCGACGGTGCCGACCCAGCCTCCGGTCAGCGAGACGAGGCCCAGCACCACGGACACGATGCCGGCGGCACCCTGACCGACGCCCGGCGTCGCCTTCGCGGTGGCCGGCGGGAACTCCTCGTCGAACTCCACGGCCTCGTCGGAGGCGTCGGAGCCGTCGGTCTCGACCGAGTCGCCGGCCTCCGTCGCGGCTTCCTCGCGGGCCGCGTCCTCCTTGGTGACGTCGGTGCCCTTCACCGACTCGTCGTCGTTCCTGGCCTCGGCGCCCGTGTCGGCCCCGGTCTCGTCAACTGTCTTGGTTCCCATACCTCGCACCGTACGAATGTTGTCTGAGAGGTTTCTTAATGATCCTTGTGAGCGCTGCGGGCGCGTGCCGCACGCCATTCGGGCGCCAGGACGGACCATATCTCCAAGTCGTGCCGCACACCCCGGTGGGGATATCTCTCGCGCTGCACACCGTCTCTGACCATGCCGAGCCGCCGTGCCACGTCGAGGCTCGGCGTATTGCCCGAGGCCGCGATCCACTCGACCCGGTGGACGGCGCGGACGTCGACGGCCCAGTCGATGAGGATCCGCATGGCGCGGGTGACGAGCCCTCGCCCGGTGGCGGCGGGCTCCAGCCAGCAGCCGACCTCGCAGTTGGCGCTCTCCGCATCGAAGTTGAGGAAGAGGACCCCGCCGACGAGCTTGCCGTCGAGCCAGATGCCGTGCAGGGAGCCGGTGTCGGCGGCGCGCATGTCGGCGTACCGCTGGAGGACGGCGCGCGCGCCGTCGACGTCCGTGGCGGCCTGACCGAAGGGGACGTACTGGTTGATGAAGTCCCGTCCCCGCTCCAGGTGGGCGAGGAACTCCTCGGCGTGCCACGGCTCCAGGGGCCGGAGTTCGGCGCCGTCGTCACCCAGGGATATCGCGTACATCCTTCGGCCGCTCCTTCTCCACGTCTTCCACCACGACGTCCGCGAGCCTCTCATGGGCGGCGCGGGTCTCGGGCGGTTCGATGCTGATGCGGGGCATGCGCCGGTCGAGCCAGCGGGGCAGCCACCAGTTGGCGCCGCCGAGCATGTGCATGAGGGCGGGGACGAGGAGCGTGCGCAGGACGAAGGCGTCGAGGGCGACGGCGGCGGCGAGCGCGATGCCGAACATGGCGATCACGCGGTCGCCGCTGAGCACGAAGGCGAGGAAGACGGAGATCATGATGACCGCCGCGGAGTTGATCACCCGGCTGGTCTCGGCGAGGCCGACCCGGACCGCGCGCCGGTTGTCGCCGGTCTCCAGCCACTCCTCGTACATCCTGCTGACCAGGAAGACCTGGTAGTCCATGGAGAGCCCGAAGAGGACCGAGACCATGATCACGGGGAGGAAGGGCTCGATCGGCCCGGCCCGGCCGAGGCCCAGCAGCTCGCTCCCCCAGCCCCACTGGAAGATCGCGACGACCACGCCGAACGCGGCGGCGACGGCGGCGACGTTCATCGCGGCGGCCTTGAGCGGTATCCCGATGGACCGGAAGGCGAGCAGGAGCAGCAGACAGCCGAGGCCGATGACGACGCCGACGAACAGCGGGAGCTTGCCGACGATGACGTCGGCGAAGTCGTCGTAACCAGCGGTCACCCCGCCGACATGCAGATCCAGCGAGGTGCCGGTCTCGGCGCGCGGCAGCACCTCGTCGCGCAGCCGTTCGACCAGATCGCTGGTCTTCGCGGACTGCGGGGAGGAGTCGGGTACGACGGTGAGGTACGCGGTGTCGCCGCCGGTGTTGTACGTCACCGGGGTCACCGCCGAGACGCCCTCGGTGGCCCTGAGCGTGGTGTCGAGGTTGTCGAGGGCGAGCTCGTCGGCGGCGCCGTCGACCTCGGTGACCAGGGTCAGAGGGCCGTTCACCCCGGGCCCGAAGCTGTCGGCGAGGAGGTCGTAGGCCTGGCGGGTGGTGGTCGCCTTCGGGTCGTTGCCCTGGTCGGAGGTGCCGAGGCGCAGTCCGAGCGTGGGCAGGGCCAGCAGGGTCATGACGACGAGGGCGAGCGCGCCGAGCTTCTTCGGGTGCCGCTCGACGAAGGCGGACCAGCGGGCGGCGAAGCCCGTGGGCAGTTCGGGCTCGGGACCGTGCTCGGCGAGGCGGCGGCGCTCGCGGCGGCTCAGGGCGCGCATGCCGATGAACGACAGCAGGGCCGGCAGCAGTGTCACGGAGGCGGCGACGGTGAGGACCACGGTGAGGGAGGCGGCGAGCGCGACGCCGTTGAGGAAGCCGAGCCGCAGGATCAGCATGCCCAGCAGGGCTATGCAGACCGTGGCGCCGGCGAAGACCACGGCCCGTCCGGTGGTCGCGACGGCGCTCCGCGCGGCCTCCTCCACGGACAGGCCCCGCTTCAGCCCCCGTCGGTGCCGGGTCACGATGAACAGCGCGTAGTCGATGCCGACGCCGAGGCCGATGAGGGTGCCCAGCATGGGCGCGAAGTCGGCGACCGTCATGGCGTGCCCGAGCAGGGTGATCCCCGCGTAGGCGGTGCCCACGCTGACCAGGGCGGTCGCGATCGGCAGCAGGCTGGCGGCGAGCGAGCCGAACGCCAGGAAGAGGACGACGGCGGCGACGAGGACACCGACGATCTCCGCGAGATGCCCGCCGGAGGCCTCGGTGAGCCCGATCGAGGTGCCCCCCAGCTCCACCTGGAGCCCGTCGCCCTCGGCGGCCTTCGCCCTGTCGACGACGGCCTGGGCCTGCGCCTTGTCCACGTCCTCGGCCGGCTGGTCGAAGGTGACGGTGGCGTACGCCGTGCGCCCGTCCTCGCTGATCCGGCCGCCGTCGGCGCCGTCGTACGGATCGGTCACGGCGGCGACACCGGGCAGGTCGGCGATCTCGTCCAGGGCGCGGGTCATCGTCTGCTCGACGGCGGCGGCCCGCACGCTCGCGGCCTGGTCGCTCGTGTGCCAGACGACGGTGGCGCTGTCACCGCTGACGCCCGGGAAGCCCTCGCTCAGCAGTTCGGTGGCACGGCTGGACTCGGTTCCGGGGGTCTTGTAGTCGTTCGAGTACGCGGCTCCCGCGACGGCGGCGCCGGCGGCCGTGCCGGCGAAGGCGAGAAGCCACAGAAGGACGGCGACAAGACGGTGCCGGACACACCAGCGCGCGAGGGCTGCCACGGATCGTGCTCCTGAGGGGGGAGGCATGAGCAATTCCTGGCAACTGTTGCACCACAATGTGATCGTTTGGCCCCTTTGAGGGTCTCCTCACATGGGATGGGAGGCACCTCACAGGACAAACGGCGGCACTCTGTCGCCCTGCGTCACTCGGCGCGCGCACGCCCGAGGGCGGCGCATCGCGGTGATGCGCCGCCCTCGGGGATACGTGACGGAACCGCCGACCGTTCAGCCCTCGCTGACGCCCAGCTTCTCCAGGATCAGCTCCTTGACGCGTGCCGCGTCCGCCTGACCGCGCGTGGCCTTCATGACCGCGCCGACCAGGGCGCCGGCCGCGGCCACCTTGCCGCCGCGGATCTTGTCCGCGATGGCCGGGTTGCCCGCGATGGCCTCCTCGACCGCCGTCGTCAGGGCACCCTCGTCGGAGACGACCTTCAGACCGCGCTTGTCGACGACCTCGTCCGGGGTGCCTTCGCCCGCGAGGACGCCCTCGATGACCTGCCGGGCCAGCTTGTCGTTCAGGTCGCCCTTCGAGACCAGCTCGGTCACCCGCCCGACCTGCTCCGGCGTGATCGCCAGCTCGTCCAGCGCCGTGCCCGACTCGTTGGCGCTGCGGGCCAGCTCGCCCATCCACCACTTGCGAGCGGAGGCGGCGTCCGCCCCGGCCTCGATGGTGGCGACGATCAGGTCCAGCGCACCGGCGTTGAGGATCGCCTGCATGTCGGTGGCCGAGACGCCCCACTCCTCGCGGAGCCGGTTGCGGCGGACCAGCGGCAGCTCGGGCAGCGCGGCCCGCAGCTCCTCGACCCACTCGCGCGAGGGAGCCACCGGCACGAGGTCCGGCTCGGGGAAGTACCGGTAGTCCTCGG
The DNA window shown above is from Streptomyces akebiae and carries:
- a CDS encoding GNAT family N-acetyltransferase, which translates into the protein MYAISLGDDGAELRPLEPWHAEEFLAHLERGRDFINQYVPFGQAATDVDGARAVLQRYADMRAADTGSLHGIWLDGKLVGGVLFLNFDAESANCEVGCWLEPAATGRGLVTRAMRILIDWAVDVRAVHRVEWIAASGNTPSLDVARRLGMVRDGVQRERYPHRGVRHDLEIWSVLAPEWRAARARSAHKDH
- a CDS encoding MMPL family transporter; this encodes MAALARWCVRHRLVAVLLWLLAFAGTAAGAAVAGAAYSNDYKTPGTESSRATELLSEGFPGVSGDSATVVWHTSDQAASVRAAAVEQTMTRALDEIADLPGVAAVTDPYDGADGGRISEDGRTAYATVTFDQPAEDVDKAQAQAVVDRAKAAEGDGLQVELGGTSIGLTEASGGHLAEIVGVLVAAVVLFLAFGSLAASLLPIATALVSVGTAYAGITLLGHAMTVADFAPMLGTLIGLGVGIDYALFIVTRHRRGLKRGLSVEEAARSAVATTGRAVVFAGATVCIALLGMLILRLGFLNGVALAASLTVVLTVAASVTLLPALLSFIGMRALSRRERRRLAEHGPEPELPTGFAARWSAFVERHPKKLGALALVVMTLLALPTLGLRLGTSDQGNDPKATTTRQAYDLLADSFGPGVNGPLTLVTEVDGAADELALDNLDTTLRATEGVSAVTPVTYNTGGDTAYLTVVPDSSPQSAKTSDLVERLRDEVLPRAETGTSLDLHVGGVTAGYDDFADVIVGKLPLFVGVVIGLGCLLLLLAFRSIGIPLKAAAMNVAAVAAAFGVVVAIFQWGWGSELLGLGRAGPIEPFLPVIMVSVLFGLSMDYQVFLVSRMYEEWLETGDNRRAVRVGLAETSRVINSAAVIMISVFLAFVLSGDRVIAMFGIALAAAVALDAFVLRTLLVPALMHMLGGANWWLPRWLDRRMPRISIEPPETRAAHERLADVVVEDVEKERPKDVRDIPG